One Myxococcales bacterium genomic region harbors:
- a CDS encoding VWA domain-containing protein codes for MRVPNTSRSPSRPSSRPRLGVALASTFAALGLVSAMAACGSRTGLFADDTALLPDGALPVDARVDAPVDGAIPCTPGRFAFELATAQLMFVIDRSGSMAYSLDGQQPDENGRLPLGVPSRWNVLRDSLVETLTPFDTALALGAKFYPEEHTLGPAPPDEACATADGVGIAPGRGKAQEILRVFDRTPPNGGTPTAEAVRLAAKYLAGTRSVARTLVVATDGAPNCNEDLDKTRCVCTSGTTSCASSRTGEYNCLDDVRAVRVITDIFQNQKIPVYVVGIGGEERPELAKALEDMAVAGGRAKPTSPRHYRVQTPEEMRDAFTTIRDSVARCTYLTPSAPTDPSAITVEIDGRTIPRDPTRTFGWDWVDREFGTLAFFGEACTLASGGSSTVNGVVRCDNP; via the coding sequence ATGCGCGTCCCGAACACGTCTCGCTCTCCGTCTCGTCCGTCGTCTCGCCCACGCCTCGGCGTCGCCCTCGCCTCCACGTTCGCCGCGTTGGGGCTCGTCTCGGCGATGGCCGCGTGCGGCTCGCGTACGGGCCTCTTCGCCGACGACACGGCGCTCCTCCCCGACGGCGCGCTCCCGGTCGACGCGCGAGTCGATGCTCCCGTCGACGGGGCCATCCCGTGCACTCCAGGCAGGTTCGCGTTCGAGCTCGCCACCGCGCAGCTCATGTTCGTGATCGATCGTTCGGGGTCGATGGCGTACTCGCTCGATGGCCAGCAGCCCGACGAGAACGGCCGCCTCCCGCTCGGCGTCCCCTCGCGGTGGAACGTGCTCCGTGACTCGCTCGTCGAGACGCTCACGCCCTTCGACACGGCCCTCGCGCTCGGCGCCAAGTTCTACCCCGAAGAGCACACCCTCGGCCCCGCGCCACCCGACGAGGCCTGCGCCACGGCCGACGGGGTCGGCATCGCACCCGGTCGTGGGAAGGCCCAAGAGATCCTTCGGGTCTTCGATCGCACGCCGCCGAACGGTGGCACGCCGACAGCCGAGGCCGTGCGCCTCGCCGCCAAGTACCTCGCGGGCACACGCTCGGTCGCGCGCACCCTCGTCGTCGCGACCGACGGCGCGCCCAACTGCAACGAGGACCTCGACAAGACCCGCTGCGTTTGCACGAGCGGAACCACGAGCTGCGCGAGCTCTCGCACCGGCGAGTACAACTGCCTCGACGACGTGCGCGCGGTGCGGGTCATCACCGACATCTTCCAAAACCAGAAGATCCCCGTGTACGTCGTCGGCATCGGCGGCGAAGAGCGCCCCGAGCTCGCGAAGGCCCTCGAGGACATGGCCGTGGCCGGTGGCCGCGCGAAACCCACGTCCCCGCGGCACTACCGCGTGCAGACGCCCGAGGAGATGCGCGACGCCTTTACGACCATCCGCGACAGCGTTGCAAGGTGCACGTATCTCACGCCGTCGGCCCCGACCGACCCGAGCGCCATCACGGTCGAGATCGACGGGCGTACGATCCCGAGGGACCCCACGCGCACCTTCGGGTGGGACTGGGTCGATCGCGAGTTCGGCACCCTCGCGTTCTTCGGCGAGGCGTGCACGCTCGCGTCGGGTGGGAGCTCGACGGTCAACGGGGTCGTGCGCTGCGACAATCCGTAA